From Algoriphagus sp. NG3, the proteins below share one genomic window:
- a CDS encoding class I SAM-dependent methyltransferase, whose amino-acid sequence MQIAELNRLLGNIDIYLLDQILKGRFSPDMKILDAGCGEGRNAQYFINAGYQVFGIDQQDLAIQYLRYAARSLNPTYDIHRFQLGRMEDIPFHKGAFDAVICSAVLHFAEDEANFWQMMNEMLRVLKPGGVLWFRMTTAFGGMLAESKEVSGGRYVLPDGSERFLLQQMHLDKLNGLGLRFLEAPKSVLVHGQRAMGVFVMEKT is encoded by the coding sequence ATGCAGATCGCAGAACTGAATAGATTACTAGGTAATATAGATATCTATCTGCTGGATCAGATCCTGAAAGGAAGATTCAGCCCTGATATGAAAATACTGGATGCAGGCTGCGGGGAGGGCCGAAATGCTCAATATTTTATCAATGCAGGCTATCAGGTGTTTGGGATTGATCAGCAGGATCTAGCTATTCAGTACTTACGGTATGCTGCCAGAAGTCTAAACCCGACATATGATATCCATCGCTTCCAACTTGGGAGAATGGAAGATATTCCTTTTCATAAAGGCGCTTTTGATGCAGTAATCTGCTCAGCCGTGCTTCACTTTGCGGAAGATGAAGCCAACTTTTGGCAAATGATGAATGAAATGCTCCGGGTGCTTAAGCCTGGAGGAGTCCTATGGTTCAGGATGACCACGGCTTTTGGAGGGATGTTGGCAGAAAGCAAGGAGGTCAGTGGTGGTAGATATGTATTACCTGATGGATCTGAGCGATTCTTGCTACAACAGATGCATTTGGACAAGTTAAATGGACTTGGCTTACGGTTCCTAGAAGCTCCGAAATCAGTACTTGTACACGGGCAGCGTGCCATGGGAGTTTTTGTGATGGAGAAGACGTAA
- a CDS encoding trimeric intracellular cation channel family protein produces the protein MELQYALELLGTIVFAISGVLAVREREHDMFGAGFTGFITAIGGGTLRDILLDSYPLVWIGDVRFLYAILIGILAAFVFPNFLSRLRRTFFLFDTLGIAFFTVLGVEKALSLGVRPEIAAIMGMFSAVMGGVIRDTLTNEIPILFRKEIYASACLSGAIFYLVLNYFDVSRDVNLLSSIAVIILIRLLSMKYKLSLPRLD, from the coding sequence ATGGAGTTACAGTATGCCTTAGAATTGCTTGGGACCATTGTCTTTGCCATCTCTGGTGTCCTTGCTGTTCGGGAGCGGGAGCATGATATGTTTGGGGCTGGTTTTACAGGTTTCATTACAGCCATAGGCGGGGGTACCCTTAGAGATATTTTACTGGATAGTTATCCGCTAGTCTGGATTGGAGACGTAAGGTTTCTATATGCTATTTTGATCGGTATATTGGCAGCCTTCGTTTTCCCCAATTTCCTGAGCAGGCTACGCAGAACCTTCTTTCTTTTTGATACGTTGGGAATAGCTTTTTTCACGGTTTTGGGTGTAGAAAAAGCGCTGAGCCTGGGTGTACGACCTGAGATTGCGGCTATCATGGGAATGTTTTCAGCGGTAATGGGCGGAGTAATCAGGGATACGCTGACCAATGAAATACCTATTTTATTCAGAAAAGAAATCTATGCCTCTGCTTGTCTGTCTGGAGCCATTTTCTATTTGGTACTAAATTATTTCGATGTATCCAGAGATGTAAATTTGCTTTCATCCATAGCAGTCATAATCTTGATCAGGCTTCTTTCTATGAAGTACAAGTTGAGTTTACCTAGATTGGATTAG
- a CDS encoding YitT family protein — translation MHLTQNHVDWRSILDPFSILYIIAGVFCAAAALEMFLLPNQFLDGGVTGMAIIVNLHYGVNINLLLVAFNIPFLWLGWKKIGKTFAVQSTFSIFLLVLVLEVVSFTPITNDMVLSAVFGGVLMGVGIGLILRGGGLIDGFEVITEFVHKNSPLSASEITMFFNSLIFLFAALFFGIEPAMYSIITYFTAIKMTDYIVDGLEEYTALTIISKNDEEVKTLIVKQFGKAISVYKGERGYLPETFHIKYPCDIIMTVVTRLEVHRIKLAVQEIDPTAFFYLQTIKEVKGGQIKHVGKKHG, via the coding sequence ATGCATCTTACTCAAAATCACGTGGATTGGAGATCCATTTTGGATCCTTTTTCTATTCTCTATATCATAGCAGGGGTGTTTTGCGCCGCCGCCGCCCTTGAAATGTTCCTTCTGCCCAATCAATTTCTAGATGGGGGAGTTACCGGCATGGCTATTATTGTCAATTTGCATTATGGTGTCAATATCAATCTATTATTGGTAGCCTTCAATATCCCTTTCCTTTGGCTTGGCTGGAAGAAGATAGGAAAGACCTTTGCGGTACAATCCACTTTTTCAATATTCCTGTTGGTTTTGGTGTTGGAGGTAGTCTCCTTCACGCCGATCACTAATGACATGGTTCTTAGTGCTGTGTTCGGAGGTGTTTTGATGGGGGTGGGGATAGGTCTGATATTGCGTGGTGGAGGATTGATCGATGGTTTTGAAGTGATCACGGAGTTTGTACACAAAAATTCCCCGCTTTCCGCCAGTGAGATCACCATGTTTTTCAACTCATTGATTTTCCTGTTTGCTGCCTTGTTTTTCGGAATCGAGCCTGCGATGTATTCTATCATCACCTACTTTACGGCGATCAAGATGACCGATTATATTGTAGATGGTCTGGAGGAATACACTGCTTTGACGATTATAAGCAAGAATGACGAAGAGGTCAAAACCCTGATCGTAAAGCAGTTTGGTAAGGCTATTTCGGTATATAAAGGTGAACGGGGCTATCTGCCAGAGACCTTTCATATCAAGTATCCTTGCGATATCATCATGACAGTCGTGACTAGGCTGGAAGTACATCGTATCAAGCTGGCAGTGCAGGAAATAGATCCTACAGCTTTTTTTTACTTACAGACAATCAAGGAGGTGAAAGGTGGACAGATCAAGCATGTGGGTAAGAAGCATGGGTAG
- a CDS encoding isoprenylcysteine carboxylmethyltransferase family protein, giving the protein MDYVLLALSWVLYYTLYSLLSASKIKRILEVKWGKANKWYRLIHALLAILILSGITTQALLIHKTVLIPKSNLTDYLGYMLAGFGTIIVTKSSKKYSLKRLLGSEPSSEEEKLVTSGLYSKIRHPLYAGLLLIFSGYFLFSGTITAAVHLGCFILYLPIGISIKEKELLLKYGDDYHSYKTSVPALIPKLR; this is encoded by the coding sequence ATGGATTACGTTCTTCTGGCACTAAGCTGGGTTTTGTATTACACGTTATATTCCCTACTGTCTGCATCCAAGATAAAAAGAATTTTGGAGGTAAAATGGGGTAAAGCAAACAAATGGTACCGCCTTATCCATGCCTTATTGGCTATTTTGATTTTATCAGGGATTACTACGCAGGCTCTGTTGATCCACAAAACGGTATTGATTCCGAAAAGCAACTTAACCGATTACCTTGGATACATGTTAGCCGGATTTGGCACGATCATCGTCACCAAGTCAAGCAAAAAGTATTCTTTGAAAAGATTATTGGGATCCGAGCCCAGTTCAGAGGAAGAAAAACTGGTTACCAGCGGATTATATTCCAAAATCCGGCATCCACTTTATGCCGGGTTACTATTGATTTTTAGTGGGTATTTCCTGTTCTCAGGCACCATAACTGCCGCTGTTCATTTAGGATGTTTTATCCTTTATTTGCCAATTGGGATCTCAATTAAGGAAAAAGAATTACTGCTAAAATATGGTGATGATTATCATAGCTATAAAACTTCGGTGCCCGCACTGATTCCGAAATTAAGGTAA